GACGCGGATCTCGGCGGCGATCTGGCGGGTGATCTTGTTCATGGGTACTGCTGGGCTGCCAACGAAGCGCGCGAGTTTGCCACAGGGAACGCACAGCAAAACGGGACTGTGGCTGACATCGGGAGAACTTGCGCATTCCAAGAATCGTTTCATCCCGTTGTTGCATTTTTCCTGGAGAACCCCATGCGCGCCCGAATGATCATCCTGGTGCTCGTGATCCTGGCCGTGGCTGGATTCGCGGCACAGAACTGGCCGGAAATCAACCGGACCTCGACGCTGAACTTCGGCGTCGTGCAAGCCGATGCCCCGATGGGCCTGATCCTGCTGACGCTGCTCGGGCTGACGCTACTGGTGTTCCTGGCGACGGCGGCCACCATGCGCAGCCGCAACCTGGTCGAATCGCGCCAGTACGCCAAGGACATCCACGTGCAGCGCGAGCTGGCGGAGAAGGCCGAAGTCTCGCGCTTCACCGACCTGCGGCAGATGCTGGACAGCCACCTTCGCGACGAGAAGCAGCGCGAGAGCGTCGCCCATTCGGAGCTGGAGCGCAGCATGGCGCAGCACCAGCGCGAACTTCGCAACCAGCTGGAGCAGATGTACCACCTGCTCACGTCCCGGCTCAGCGAGCTGGAGCGGCGGCTCGACTCGCGCCCGGGCCGGGTGGAGCGGGTCGAGGAGGTTCAGCCGACGCGCGTCGTCGAGCCGGCGCCTGCCATGCACTCGCCGCAGCAGGGGCGCGAGCGGGTCTAGGCCTCGTCGAACAAGCCGGGGCCCTGCGGACTGAGCACGGCCCTCTCGATCTCGAGCAGCCGCAGCTTCGTCACAGCCCCACCTTCGGCCGAGAAGCCACCGCTCGCGCCGTGCGCGGCGAGGATGCGGTGGCACGGCACGACCGGCGCAAATGGGTTGTGCCCCAAGGCTTGGCCGACGGCGCGTGACGCTCCGGCATCCCCGAGCTCACGCGCCAGTTCGCCGTACGTCTTCACCTTGCCCGGCGCAATCGCGCGGGCCGCTTCGTACACACGCTGCTGGAACGGCGGCACGCCTTCGTAGTCCAGCTCGACGTCCAGCATCGGATCGCGCTCGCCCTGCAGGAGCTTGTGCACACGCCCGATCACGGCGGCGATGACCGGAGGTGGTGCGGACTCCGGCACGTCGCCGCCGCGGCGGCGCAGCCTCGCCAGCGTCTTCTCGTCAGTGCTCTCCGGCAACTGCACGGCCTGCACCGCTCCCGCCGCCGTCCACGCGATACCGCAGCGGCCGATCGCGGTGTCGAACAGGCAGCAGCCAACCGCACTGGCCATCGAGATCAGCTTTCGCGCAAGGCCGCGCGCAGCTGCGTGCCGACCTCGGGCCGCTCGAGGAAGGGGTCGGGCGGATTGCGGATGTCGACGATCGCCTCCATCCGGCTGCGCACGTTGCCCAGTGCCTTGGGGTGGCTGAAGATGTAGAACTGGTCGGCGGCGATGGCGTCGAACACCTTCTGCGCCACTTCCGGCGCCGTGACCTTGCCCGAGCTCACCGCCTTGTCGCTCATGGCCTGGCCGATCAGCTGGCTCTTCGTCGGCTTCGCGGCCGGCAGCTCGCCCGGCCGGTTGCGCTGGCTCTGGTGGATGCCGGTCGGCACGAAGTACGGGCACAGCACGCTCGCGCCGATCTGGTCGGTGACCAGGCGCAGGTCCTGGTACAGCGTCTCGGTCAGGCTCACGACGGCATGCTTGCTCACGTTGTAGATGCCCATGTTCGGCGGCGTGAGCAGGCCGGCCATGCTGGCGGTGTTCACGATGTGGCCCTGCCACTTCGGGTCGGCCTTGGCCGCGGCCAGCATCATCGGCGTGAACAGGCGCACCCCGTGCACCACGCCCCAGACGTTGACGCCCAGCACCCACTCCCAGTCGGCGATGCTGTTCTCCCAGACCAGGCCGCCGGCACCGACGCCCGCGTTGTTGAAGACGAAATGCGGCGCACCGAAACGCTCCTGCACGGCCTTCGCCAGCGCCTCCATCTCCGCGGCCTTGGACACGTCGACACGGCGCGCAAGCACCTGGGCACCGGCCTGGCGCATCTCGGCCTCGGCCTTGTCCAGCGCGTCCTGCTGCACGTCCACCAGCACCAGGTTCATGCCCAGCCGGGCGCCGATGCGGGCGCATTCCAGGCCGAAGCCCGAGCCGCCGCCGGTGAGGACGGCGGTCTTGCCTTTGAAATCCGAGATCATGTCGGGTCTGCCTTTCTGAGCACGTAGCCGATGCGGGGGAAATGGACGTGGATGGCGCCGATGCGAGGGTCTTCGCGGCGGATGCTGTAGTGCGTGCGCGTCGCCGCCATCAACACGCCTTCGGTGGGCTCGGGACCGAAGGCCTCCGCAGTGATGGTCACCCGCGTGCCCAGCGGGATGCCGTGGTCGTCCTGGAATGCGCTGTCCACCAGCAGGTTCTGGCCCGGCGGCAGCGGCTCGGCGCGCTCGGCCACGGTGAGCGCATCCTCGGGCGACAGCTTCTCGAAACGGCCGTGCCCGAGCGCCGACATGCGCTCCATCCACTCCAGCAGCGAAGGCGTGGCCTGCAGGATGTCGGCCAGCACGGGCGTGCGCATGCGGGTGAACCACAGCGGGTGGTACGCCGCGAAGTCGGCCACGCAGGGTTCGGCGCCGAACAGGAAGTCGTGCTCGTCGGCCATGTGGGCGACGCGCCGCAGGTAGGAGCGATAGGCCGAAGTGGCGTCGCCCAGGCGCAGCTGCGTCATGTTGGTCCGCATCGCCTTGCGGTCGGCGAAGAACGCCTGCCCGATCTCCGGGGTCGGGAACAGCTGCGCGGCGCCGCGGGGCTGGCTGCTGTACGTCATCGCGGCCCAGAACAGCGTGGTGTCGGCCCACTGCGCGAAGATGCGCGCCACGCCCTTGATGTGCGGCGGGTACAGCGCAGGCTCGGGCTGCACGTGCTCCAGCACGTCGCAGATCAGCGCCGTGTCGCAATAGATGTCGGCGCCGACCTGCAGCACGGGCGCGCGGCGGTAGCCGCCGGTCAGCGTCACGAGATCGGGCTTGGGCATGACGGCCGGGACGCGGACCGATTCCCAGGGCAGCTTCTTGTGGCCGAGGATCAGGCGCACCTTTTCCGAGAACGGGGACTCCGGGTAGTGGTGCAGGATCAGTTCCGTCATGCAGGTCCTTGTCTTCAGCGCGGCATGGCCCGCGCGAGCAGGGTGTCGAAGTCGGTGCGGCCGCCCAGGGTGCCGAAGGCCTGACCCCAGTCGCCGCCGAGGCGCGAGTCGCAGAAGGCCGCGAACACCGCCGACGGCGCGGATTGGTACAGCAGCGCGGCCTGCACGGCCAGCGCCACGTCCTGTGCCAGCCGGCGGGCCTCGGTCTCGGTGGCCATCTCCTCGACGCGGGTCGGCAGGGCCGCCGCCATCCGGTCGAGCGCCGCATGCGCACCGCGCGCCGGGGCGAGTTCCTGCGCCAGCGCCGCGGCGGCGTCGGCCTTACGCAACGCGCGCAGCAGGTCCAGCGCCATGATGTTGCCGGCGCCTTCCCAGATCGAGTTGAGCGGCATCTCGCGGTAGATGCGCGCCATCACGCCTTCGCCGCCCTCCTCCACGTAGCCGTTGCCGCCCAGGCATTCCATCGCTTCCTGGGCGAAATGGCTGCCGCGCTTGCAGATCCAGAACTTGGCCACGGGCGTGAGCAGGCGCGCCATCGCGGCCTCGTGCGCGTCGCCCCGGCGATCGAACGCGCGGGCGAGGCGGATGGCCAGGGCGGTCGCAGCTTCGCTTTCCAGCGCCAGGTCGGCCAGCACGTTGCGCATCAGCGGTTGCTCGATCAGGCGCTTGCCGAAGGCCTGACGCTGCGAGGTGTGGTTCAGCGCCAGCGCGAGCGCGTGGCGCATCAGGCCGCCGGTGCCCAGCGCGCAATCCAGGCGCGTCATCGTGCCCATCTCCAGGATCTGGGGCACGCCGCGGCCTTCGTCGCCCACCAGCCAGGCGGTAGCGCCTTCGAACTCCACCTCGGAACTGGCGTTGGCCTTGTTGCCCAGCTTGTCCTTGAGGCGCTGGATGCGGATGGCATTGAGGCTGCCGTCCGGCAGCACGCGCGGCAGGAAGAGGCAAGAAAGGCCCGAGTTCGTCTGCGCGAGGATCAGGAACGCGTCGCACATGGGGGCGGAGAAGAACCACTTGTGGCCGGTGACGCGCATGCGCTGGCCCCAGTCGTCACTGCCGGCCGGCTCGGCGCGCGTGGTGTTGGCCCGCACGTCGGAGCCGCCCTGCTTCTCCGTCATGCCCATACCCATGGTGACGCCGGGCTTGTCGCGCCACGGCTTCAGTTGCGGGTTGTAGAGACGGCTGGTGAGCTTCGGCGCCCAGTCCCGGTAGATCGCGGCGTTGCTGCGCAGGGCGGGGGTGACCGCGTAGGTCATGGAGATGGGGCACAGGACCGAGGGCTCGAGCTCGGTGAAGAGCATGAAGCCGGCGGCGCGAAGGACGTGCGGGGAGCCAGCACCCGTCCCTTCACCGGCGGCAGGAGGGACTGGGGCGCCGGCCCACGGCGTGCCGTGCAGGCCCGCCTCGACCGCGGCGGACATCAGCGCGTGGTAGCTGGGATGGAACTCCACGACATCGACGCGGCGGCCGAAGCGGTCGTGCGTGCGCAGCTGCGGCGCGTGGACGTTCGCGAGCCGGGCATGGGTCTGCATCTCAGCGGTGCCCAGACGCGCGCCGAGTGCGGACAGCGGCGCGGTGTCCAGGCCGGGCGCGTTGAACTTCAGCGCGTCGCGCAGCGCGGCGTTGTCTGCGAACAGGTCGTAGCCGACCAGCGGCTCCGGCTGGTTGAAGACCTCGTGGGTGGCGAGCATGTCAGGCACGGGACCTCCTCGGTGCGAACACCTGGCGCCAGGTGTCCGCGAAATCGCGCACCTCGGCGGATTCGAGCGCGCCCTTCTCCACCAGCAACCGGTGCAGCGCCGGCAGGGAGTAGTGCGGCACGGCCGGGTACAGGTGGTGCTCCACGTGGTAGTTGACGTGGTGCGGGAACAGCACCAGCCGCCCGAGCCAGTTCCCGAACGACCCGGCAGTGCGGTTCGTGCGTGCGGCGGTAAGCGGCGAGCTCAGGTCCTGCGCCGCGCCGTGCTCGCAGATCGCGCGCAGCCGCAGGATGGGCTGCAGGACCGTCACGAGCGGCACGACCCACAGGACCAGGTACATCAGCAATCCGCGCGACCCGCCCACCGCGAACGCCAGCAGCGGCGCGGCCAGATGGAACCCCACGACCCACAACCGATCAGCCCGCGCGGCGGCGCGAAGCTGCGGCGAGGTGTCGTCCAGCGGGCGGATCTCGCGATTCGTCTCCGCGTTGATCGCCGGCGCACCGAAGAAGTACTTGTAGGTCTTCCAAGCGTTCAGCCCGAACAGGTCCTGCACCAGCTTGTTGAGCAGGTAGGCCCTGCCTCTCGGATAGCCACCGTGGATGGCCGTGTCCGGGTCTTCGTCGGTGTAGAGGTTGTTGTGGTGCAGCCGGTGCGTGACGCGGTAGGTGCACATGGAGACGCCGCCGATCATGCCGATGAAGCGCCCGGCCAGGTCGTTGGCGATGCGGCCGGTGAACAGCCGGTAGTGCGCCGCCTCGTGCGCCAGGACGAACAGGCCGTGCTGCGCGATGCCGATCACCACGATGGACAGCAGCATCCAGACGCTTGGCCAGGTGGCGATCGCGAGCCAGATCGCCAGTGCGATCAGCCCGAACGTGTGGACGATGGAGAGCAGCGACCGCCAGGTGGACAGGCGCGTGAGCGGCGCCAGTTCCTCTGGCCGCAGCAGCCGCCGCGCCTGGGCGTTGCGCGAGCCCGGCGCGCGGTGGTCGTCGCGGAACTCCTCGCCCTGGCGCGCTTGCACGGCCGCCTCAGACCAGCTGGACGAGCTGCTTGCCGAAGTTGCGGCCGCGCAGCATGCCGAGGAAGGCCTCGGGCGCAGACTCCAGGCCCCTGGCGATCGTCTCGCGCGGCCGCAGCTTGCCGCTGCCGACCAGCTCGCCCAGTTCCTTCAGGGCGTCGGGCCAGACCTCCAGGTGCTCGCTGACGATGAAGCCTTCGACCCGCATCCGGTTGGTCAGGATCAGCTGCGGATGCTGCATCGGGATGGGATGGCCTTCGTAGCCGGCGATCATCCCGCACATGGCGATGCGGGCGAATGCATTGGCGCGAAGCATCACCGCATCCAGCACCAGGCCGCCGACGTTCTCGAAGTAGCCGTCGACGCCGCCGGGGCACGCTTCCTTCAGGGCACCGGCGAGCGAGGTTGCATCGCGGTGCTGCTTGTAGTCGACGCAAGCGTCGAAGCCGAGTTCGTCGGTGACGTAGCGGCATTTCGCGGGGCCGCCCGCCACGCCCACGGCGCGGGCGCCGCGCGCCTTCGCGAGCACGCCGACCGCGCTGCCGACGGCGCCGCTGGCCGCGCTGACGACCACCGTCTGGCCCGGCTTGGGATCGATGATCTTCACCAGGCCGTACCAGGCGGTGACGCCCGGCATGCCGACCGCGCCGAGGTAGTGCGAGATCGGCACATGCGTCGTGTCGACCTTGCGCAGCGCGCCGGGCTGGCCGGCGTCGACCACGCTGTACTCCTGCCACCCGCCCATCCCCTGCACCTTGTCGCCGGGCTGGTACTTGGGATGCCGGCTCTCCACGACTTCGCCGACGGTGCCGCCGATCATCACCTGCCCCAGCGGCTGCGGCTGCGCATAGCTCTTGCCCTCGTTCATCCGCCCGCGCATGTAGGGATCGAGGCTCAGGAAATGGTGGCGGACCAGCACCTGGCCGTCGCGCAAGGGCGGCGTGTCCTCGGCGATCAGCCGGAAGTTGGTGGTGCTGGCTTCGCCGTGCGGGCGGTTGTCCAGCAGGATCTGGCGGTTGCGGGGCATGGTGCGGACTCCTTCAGTCGGTGCGGATCGGGTCGAGGCTCTGCGTGCTCCTGGGCCCGACCGGCAGCCGCGCAACGTACTTGAAGGTGCCGGTGGCGTGGGCGCAGGCGCGGCCCGACTCGTCGTAGATCGTGGATTCGGCGAAGGCCATGGTGGCCGTGCGGTGGATCAGGCGCCCCCTGGCGGTGAGGCGGCCGCGCGCGGCCTGCATGAAGGTGGTCTTCATTTCGATCGTCACCACGCCCATGTCCGGCTGCACGCTGCGGGCGGCGGTGGCCATCGACACATCGTGCAGGGTCATGGACGCGCCGCCGTGCACGACGCCGAAGGAGTTCAGGTGCTCCGGCCGCGCGTCGAACACGATCTCCGACTCGCCGCCCTCGAAGCGGGTGAGCTCGAAGCCGAGATGCGAGACGAACGGGATGTTGACGCCGAAACCGCGCATCTAGCCCCCCGTGACCACGCTGACGCCGCCATCCACCGCCAGCCACTGGCCGGTGATGTGCTTGCCCGCGTCCGAAGCGAAGAGCAGCGCCGTGCCCTTGAGGTCCTCGTCGTCGCCCAATCTTTGCAACGGCGCGTGAGCGGCCAGCTTCTCCTCGCCGAGACGCTCGAGCGTTCCGCGCGTCATCTTGCTGGGGAAGAAGCCCGGGCAGATGGCGTTGACGGTGATGTTGTACTTGCCCCATTCGCAGCCCAGCGCGCGGGTGAAGTTGATGACGGCGCCCTTGGACGTGTTGTAGGCCAGGGTCTGCATCTCCGGCGGGTTGCCGCCCAGGCCGGCGATCGAGGCGATGTTGATGATGCGGCCGTAGCGGCGCGGGATCATGCTCTTCTTCGCGATGTGCTGGCTGAGGATGAAGTAGCCCCGCACGTTCAGGTTCATCAGCTTGTCCCAGGCTTCGACCGGATGATCCTCCGCGGGGGCGCCCCAGGCAGCGCCGGCGTTGTTCACCAGGATGTGGACGTCGCCCATGCGCTGCATCGTCTCGTCGGCGAGGCGGCGGATGTCCTCTTCCTTCGAGGCGTCGGCCGCGATCCAGCGGGTGTCGATGCCCGCGGCCTGCAGCTCGGCGGCCGCTTCTTCCAGGTCGCCGGCCTTGCGCGAGCTCAGCATGATCTTCGCGCCCGCCTCGCCCAGCGCATGGGCCAGTTGCAGGCCGAGGCCGCGCGAGCCTCCGGTCACGAGCGCAGTCTTGCCCGTCAGGTCGAACAGCTGCTGGATCGTTCGGGTCATCGCGTGTCTCTTGGTTGTCGTTCGTCCGATGATTGTGCGCCGCCGGGCGGTGTCTCGCGCAGCCGCGAGCGGACCCAGATCAGCACGACGCCGGCGGCGACGGCGATGCCGCCGAGCACCCCGAGCGACCAGCCCGCGATCAGATGCGCCCCGCCGGTGGCCAGGCCGAGGATCACGGCGAAGAGGCCGCCATAGATGAGCAGCCAGACGAGCCGCTCGACCCAGGCCAGGGCGCGCGCGGACGCCATTCTCAGAACGCCTCTTCCGGCATCTGGGCGCAGGTGGGATCGCGGGTCTCGACCACGGCCAGCCAGGCCGGGACCTTGGGCAGCTCGTAGTGGAAGAAGTAGCGGGCGGCGTGGACGCGCCCGACGTGCGCCGGCGTTCGCGCCTGCTCTTG
The sequence above is a segment of the Ramlibacter henchirensis genome. Coding sequences within it:
- a CDS encoding methylated-DNA--[protein]-cysteine S-methyltransferase, whose product is MASAVGCCLFDTAIGRCGIAWTAAGAVQAVQLPESTDEKTLARLRRRGGDVPESAPPPVIAAVIGRVHKLLQGERDPMLDVELDYEGVPPFQQRVYEAARAIAPGKVKTYGELARELGDAGASRAVGQALGHNPFAPVVPCHRILAAHGASGGFSAEGGAVTKLRLLEIERAVLSPQGPGLFDEA
- a CDS encoding SDR family oxidoreductase; translation: MISDFKGKTAVLTGGGSGFGLECARIGARLGMNLVLVDVQQDALDKAEAEMRQAGAQVLARRVDVSKAAEMEALAKAVQERFGAPHFVFNNAGVGAGGLVWENSIADWEWVLGVNVWGVVHGVRLFTPMMLAAAKADPKWQGHIVNTASMAGLLTPPNMGIYNVSKHAVVSLTETLYQDLRLVTDQIGASVLCPYFVPTGIHQSQRNRPGELPAAKPTKSQLIGQAMSDKAVSSGKVTAPEVAQKVFDAIAADQFYIFSHPKALGNVRSRMEAIVDIRNPPDPFLERPEVGTQLRAALRES
- a CDS encoding glutathione S-transferase family protein encodes the protein MTELILHHYPESPFSEKVRLILGHKKLPWESVRVPAVMPKPDLVTLTGGYRRAPVLQVGADIYCDTALICDVLEHVQPEPALYPPHIKGVARIFAQWADTTLFWAAMTYSSQPRGAAQLFPTPEIGQAFFADRKAMRTNMTQLRLGDATSAYRSYLRRVAHMADEHDFLFGAEPCVADFAAYHPLWFTRMRTPVLADILQATPSLLEWMERMSALGHGRFEKLSPEDALTVAERAEPLPPGQNLLVDSAFQDDHGIPLGTRVTITAEAFGPEPTEGVLMAATRTHYSIRREDPRIGAIHVHFPRIGYVLRKADPT
- a CDS encoding isovaleryl-CoA dehydrogenase translates to MLATHEVFNQPEPLVGYDLFADNAALRDALKFNAPGLDTAPLSALGARLGTAEMQTHARLANVHAPQLRTHDRFGRRVDVVEFHPSYHALMSAAVEAGLHGTPWAGAPVPPAAGEGTGAGSPHVLRAAGFMLFTELEPSVLCPISMTYAVTPALRSNAAIYRDWAPKLTSRLYNPQLKPWRDKPGVTMGMGMTEKQGGSDVRANTTRAEPAGSDDWGQRMRVTGHKWFFSAPMCDAFLILAQTNSGLSCLFLPRVLPDGSLNAIRIQRLKDKLGNKANASSEVEFEGATAWLVGDEGRGVPQILEMGTMTRLDCALGTGGLMRHALALALNHTSQRQAFGKRLIEQPLMRNVLADLALESEAATALAIRLARAFDRRGDAHEAAMARLLTPVAKFWICKRGSHFAQEAMECLGGNGYVEEGGEGVMARIYREMPLNSIWEGAGNIMALDLLRALRKADAAAALAQELAPARGAHAALDRMAAALPTRVEEMATETEARRLAQDVALAVQAALLYQSAPSAVFAAFCDSRLGGDWGQAFGTLGGRTDFDTLLARAMPR
- a CDS encoding fatty acid desaturase family protein; translated protein: MQARQGEEFRDDHRAPGSRNAQARRLLRPEELAPLTRLSTWRSLLSIVHTFGLIALAIWLAIATWPSVWMLLSIVVIGIAQHGLFVLAHEAAHYRLFTGRIANDLAGRFIGMIGGVSMCTYRVTHRLHHNNLYTDEDPDTAIHGGYPRGRAYLLNKLVQDLFGLNAWKTYKYFFGAPAINAETNREIRPLDDTSPQLRAAARADRLWVVGFHLAAPLLAFAVGGSRGLLMYLVLWVVPLVTVLQPILRLRAICEHGAAQDLSSPLTAARTNRTAGSFGNWLGRLVLFPHHVNYHVEHHLYPAVPHYSLPALHRLLVEKGALESAEVRDFADTWRQVFAPRRSRA
- a CDS encoding NADP-dependent oxidoreductase, with the protein product MPRNRQILLDNRPHGEASTTNFRLIAEDTPPLRDGQVLVRHHFLSLDPYMRGRMNEGKSYAQPQPLGQVMIGGTVGEVVESRHPKYQPGDKVQGMGGWQEYSVVDAGQPGALRKVDTTHVPISHYLGAVGMPGVTAWYGLVKIIDPKPGQTVVVSAASGAVGSAVGVLAKARGARAVGVAGGPAKCRYVTDELGFDACVDYKQHRDATSLAGALKEACPGGVDGYFENVGGLVLDAVMLRANAFARIAMCGMIAGYEGHPIPMQHPQLILTNRMRVEGFIVSEHLEVWPDALKELGELVGSGKLRPRETIARGLESAPEAFLGMLRGRNFGKQLVQLV
- a CDS encoding PaaI family thioesterase; this encodes MRGFGVNIPFVSHLGFELTRFEGGESEIVFDARPEHLNSFGVVHGGASMTLHDVSMATAARSVQPDMGVVTIEMKTTFMQAARGRLTARGRLIHRTATMAFAESTIYDESGRACAHATGTFKYVARLPVGPRSTQSLDPIRTD
- a CDS encoding SDR family oxidoreductase, translated to MTRTIQQLFDLTGKTALVTGGSRGLGLQLAHALGEAGAKIMLSSRKAGDLEEAAAELQAAGIDTRWIAADASKEEDIRRLADETMQRMGDVHILVNNAGAAWGAPAEDHPVEAWDKLMNLNVRGYFILSQHIAKKSMIPRRYGRIINIASIAGLGGNPPEMQTLAYNTSKGAVINFTRALGCEWGKYNITVNAICPGFFPSKMTRGTLERLGEEKLAAHAPLQRLGDDEDLKGTALLFASDAGKHITGQWLAVDGGVSVVTGG